A window of Microbacterium lushaniae genomic DNA:
TGACCACTCCCGCCACGGCGGCACCGACGACCAGGACAGCGAAGATGAGCACGAGCGAGTACTGGCTGAACGGCAGCAGCACGAGCGGCATGTCTTCGGGCGCGGTGGGCAGGAGCCAGAGGTTCTGCAGCGGCAGTCGGAGACCCGTGGCGAGCCACGGCAGCAGACCGAGGATGACCGCGCCGACGGCCAGGAGTACAGCGGCTTCGTCGCGGACACCGCCCGACGGCGCGTGTCGAGCGCCCGCGGTAACGGCGCCGCTCTCGGTCATGGCCTGTCCTCGTGGGGTTCGCCTGTTGCGTGCTCGACGATTTCGACGATGACCGAATCCCACTGATTCACCTCTGTGCCTGCCGGCGGGCGCTGGGAGGTGATGTAGAAGAGTCCCGGCCATGCGAGAGCTGCGATAGGCGGACCGTCCGGGTCGGGATTGGCCAGCGCGACGCCGGCGTCGGACGCGACGTCGCGCCCGATATGGAACGGCAGTCCGACCACGTCCGGGACGATGACCCGGGGGCACATTCGTTCGGCCATCGCCCTAGCCCTGACCGACCCCGCCGAGCGATGTGCCGGGGCACCTGGTGAGCGCATCCACCAAGACCAGGCCGATTGCAAGTGCTACCCGCCGTCGCATGGCTTCAACCTATGACCAGCAGCTGAGGCGCCTCAAGCGCGAACCGCCAGGGCCACAGCGCCGGAGCTGCTCAGCCCCGTCTCACTCCACCACGCTTCGTGGAGCGTCAGGCGCAGGTCGCGCCGTGCCCCCGGGAGTAAGGCCGTTGTCCACCGCCGCAGTCGTCAGATGGTGACGCAGATGTCGTCTGAGGGACGACGACCGGAGACCACCCCGATCCTTACCGTGGCGGCATGTCACACGCTGCAAACCTTCCCTCCCATCCGCCGCAACGCCCACGCCCTTCGGGGTTGCCCCTCGTGGCGATCATCGGGCTGGCTGCGCTGCGCGTACCGGGACCCCTCCTGGAAGACCTCGGCATCCTCGAGGCCGGTCGGTGGACTTCGTTGCTGTTGTCCTGGGCGCCGGTCGCGCTGTGGATCGCCGTCGCGGTCATCCGCCGGGTTCGAAACCCGTTCCTGACGGTTCTGACGATCGGAGCGATCTCGGGCGTACTGCTCGTCATCGCGTACCAACTCCTCTGGAGCCAGCTGTTCGAGGACGACCCCGGTTCGGTCGGGGGCGGCGGCCTGCCGATCCGCCTCGTGGCCGTTCTCGGCGGGTTGATCACGGGCGCCGCCGCCGGCGCCGTCGGGGGACTGATCGCGTGGGTCATTCAAGCGGCGACGAACCGTCGCACCGGCCGCGCGTAGGCCCTCGGCATCGCCGCCGCACTTCCATCGATTCTCCGAGGAGCAGCATGCCCATCCAGGCGGAAACCAGTCCGAGCAGGAACCGTCGCCGCGGGCTGCGGCGCTGCCTGGGGCTGGTGTCAGCAGCCGTCCTCGCGACAGGCGCCTTGAGCGCGTGCGACGCAGCCGCGCGAGCACCGGTGGTCGATACCGTCGGTCAGGTCGACTTCGACAACCCGCTTGCCATTCCACCGATCGACCGCGGCACCGTGGCTTCCGACGGCGTGCGCGAGTTCGCCCTGCTCGCAGACGAGGGGGCCACCGAGTTCAAGCCCGGGGTGTCGACGACGACGTGGGGATTCAACGGAAGCTATCTGGGCCCCACGCTCGCGGCGACGATCGGTGAACCGGTGAGAGTCCGCGTCGACAACGAACTCGCCGTGCCCACGACCGTGCACTGGCATGGGATGCACCTTCCGGCGGAGATGGACGGCGGCCCGCACCAGGTCATCGATCCTGGTCGGACCTGGTCGCCCTCGTGGACCATCGATCAGGAGCCCACGACGCTGTGGTACCACCCGCACGTCCACGGTGAGACCGAGGAGCACGTGGAGATGGGGCTCGCCGGGATGTTCATCCTCGAACCCCCCGACCCCGGTCGCTTCGGGCTTCCTCATAGATACGGCGTCGACGACATCCCGGTCATCGTCCAGGACAAGCAGTTCACCGACGCGGGGCAGTTCACGTTGTCGACGCGAGGTTTCGTCGGCTCTCTGGGTGACACCGTCCTCGTGAACGGCACTGCGGCGCCGTACCTCGACGTGACGACCGAACGTGTCAAGCTCCGGGTGCTCAATGCCTCGTCGGCTCGCACCTATCGGTTCGCATTCGACGATGGTCGATCGTTCGACCTCGTCGGTACCGACGGCGGGCTGCTCGAGGCGCCGCACCGCACCGGGGAGGTGCAGCTGTCACCCGGCGAACGTGCCGAGATCGTCGTGCAGGTCGAAGCCGGAGAGCGGCCGGTGCTGCGCTCGACCGCA
This region includes:
- a CDS encoding PASTA domain-containing protein; the encoded protein is MAERMCPRVIVPDVVGLPFHIGRDVASDAGVALANPDPDGPPIAALAWPGLFYITSQRPPAGTEVNQWDSVIVEIVEHATGEPHEDRP
- a CDS encoding multicopper oxidase family protein, with product MVDTVGQVDFDNPLAIPPIDRGTVASDGVREFALLADEGATEFKPGVSTTTWGFNGSYLGPTLAATIGEPVRVRVDNELAVPTTVHWHGMHLPAEMDGGPHQVIDPGRTWSPSWTIDQEPTTLWYHPHVHGETEEHVEMGLAGMFILEPPDPGRFGLPHRYGVDDIPVIVQDKQFTDAGQFTLSTRGFVGSLGDTVLVNGTAAPYLDVTTERVKLRVLNASSARTYRFAFDDGRSFDLVGTDGGLLEAPHRTGEVQLSPGERAEIVVQVEAGERPVLRSTAPDLGMPDAIAELNGGADTLDVLQLRAASALEPSEPLADRFADIPRLDESDAAEERHFEMDGLQINGQSMQMHTVNEIVEVDTVEVWAVRNRMQFGHSFHVHDVQFQVLTIDGEPPPPELAGWKDTIYTRPGVQYRLIMRFEDYTDPDTPYMYHCHFLAHEDAGMMGQFTVVEDALTAPSTLPGAGDMAPETGHGAEH